Proteins encoded together in one Triticum dicoccoides isolate Atlit2015 ecotype Zavitan chromosome 7B, WEW_v2.0, whole genome shotgun sequence window:
- the LOC119337093 gene encoding bidirectional sugar transporter SWEET15-like, whose amino-acid sequence MAFLNMEQHTWAFTFGILGNIISLMVFLSPLPTFYRVYRKKSTEGFQSTPYLVTLFSCLLWMYYAFLKSGSELLLTINAVGCVIESLYIAMYLVYAPKSARLLTAKLFIGLDVGLFGLIALVTMLASHGTLRVQVVGWICVAVALGVFAAPLSIIRLVIRTKSVEFMPFSLSFFLVLSAVIWFAYGALKKDIFVAMPNVLGFLFGVAQMALYMAYRNKKPATVVLVHEEMKLPEHVKEVAGGAKQGGAPTEGRISCGAEVHPIDVLPAVADEQAAAAADEDVIRDDQNMLRPEQPAVIKPDVAIVVQA is encoded by the exons ATGGCTTTCCTGAACATGGAGCAGCACACCTGGGCCTTCACCTTCGGTATCCTAG GCAACATCATCTCACTGATGGTCTTCCTTTCACCACT CCCGACGTTCTACCGTGTGTACCGCAAGAAGTCGACGGAGGGGTTCCAGTCGACGCCCTACCTGGTGACGCTCTTCAGCTGCCTGCTGTGGATGTACTACGCCTTCCTCAAGTCCGGCTCCGAGCTCCTCCTCACCATCAACGCCGTCGGCTGCGTCATCGAGAGCCTCTACATCGCCATGTACCTGGTCTACGCCCCCAAGAGCGCCAGGCTCCTCACCGCCAAGCTCTTCATTGGCCTCGACGTCGGCCTCTTCGGCCTCATCGCCCTCGTCACCATGCTGGCGTCGCACGGCACCCTCCGCGTCCAGGTCGTCGGCTGGATCTGCGTCGCCGTCGCGCTCGGCGTCTTCGCGGCTCCCTTGAGCATCATC AGGCTTGTGATCCGTACCAAGAGCGTGGAGTTCATGCCCTTCTCGCTGTCCTTCTTCCTGGTTCTCAGCGCCGTCATCTGGTTCGCATACGGCGCGCTCAAGAAGGACATCTTCGTGGCGATGCCCAACGTGCTGGGCTTCTTGTTCGGCGTGGCGCAGATGGCGCTTTACATGGCGTACCGGAACAAGAAGCCCGCCACCGTGGTACTGGTGCACGAGGAGATGAAGCTGCCAGAGCACGTCAAGGAGGTGGCCGGCGGCGCCAAGCAGGGCGGCGCGCCCACCGAGGGGAGGATCAGCTGCGGCGCCGAGGTGCACCCCATTGACGTGCTCCCTGCCGTGGCCGACGAGCAAGCCGCCGCAGCGGCCGACGAAGACGTGATCCGCGACGACCAGAACATGCTCAGGCCAGAGCAGCCGGCGGTCATCAAGCCTGACGTCGCCATTGTCGTCCAGGCGTAG